Proteins co-encoded in one Malus sylvestris chromosome 9, drMalSylv7.2, whole genome shotgun sequence genomic window:
- the LOC126634405 gene encoding scarecrow-like protein 32, with protein sequence MKTEVRGSISSISLQNPSTAVFTTSQGKSLTGALTGCLGSLDGACIEKLLLHCASALESNDVTLAQQVMWVLNNVASSVGDPNQRLTSWILRALISRASKVFPTPMNFNGSSSTSTIPSRLMSVTELAGYVDLIPWHRFGYCASNSAILKAIEGCPKVHILDFSITHGVQWPTLIDALDKRPEGPPLLRITVPNWRPQVPPSLNVSSEEVGLRLGNFSRFRDVPFEFNVIENSSSLELLLSTQLNPSSLGLREDEVLVVNCQNWLRYLSDEPLGGIPGYQDGSMRNTFLNTIRSLNPRIIVVVDEDSDLTAPSLSSRITTCFNYLWIPFDSLETFLPKDSTQRMNYESDVGHKIENIIGFEGQQRIERLESGVTMSQRLRNIGFSSAPFCEETAKEVKALLDEHASGWGMKREEDMLVLTWKGHNSVFATAWVPNPNELLIED encoded by the coding sequence ATGAAAACTGAAGTTAGAGGAAGCATTTCCTCCATTTCTCTCCAAAATCCAAGTACTGCTGTCTTCACCACCTCTCAGGGAAAGTCTCTCACCGGCGCGCTTACAGGGTGTCTTGGAAGCCTCGACGGGGCATGTATTGAGAAGCTACTACTTCACTGTGCAAGTGCCCTGGAGAGCAATGATGTGACCTTGGCTCAACAAGTGATGTGGGTGCTCAACAATGTTGCCTCTTCTGTTGGTGACCCTAACCAAAGGCTCACTTCATGGATCTTGAGGGCACTGATTTCAAGAGCCTCCAAGGTTTTCCCTACACCTATGAATTTTAATGGAAGCAGTAGTACTAGTACCATTCCAAGTAGGTTGATGTCGGTGACTGAGCTAGCCGGGTATGTTGATCTAATCCCATGGCACCGATTCGGATATTGTGCATCAAATAGTGCAATTTTAAAGGCAATTGAAGGGTGCCCAAAAGTTCATATCTTAGATTTTAGCATCACTCATGGTGTGCAATGGCCTACTTTAATAGATGCATTGGACAAAAGGCCTGAGGGTCCTCCTTTGCTTAGAATCACTGTTCCTAATTGGAGGCCACAAGTCCCACCTTCGCTCAATGTTTCAAGCGAAGAAGTTGGTCTTCGTTTGGGGAATTTCTCTAGGTTTAGAGATGTTCCTTTTGAGTTCAATGTGATTGAAAACTCATCCTCTTTGGAATTGCTCCTGAGCACTCAATTAAACCCTTCCTCACTAGGCCTCAGGGAAGATGAGGTTTTGGTTGTAAATTGTCAAAACTGGTTACGCTATCTTTCCGATGAGCCGCTTGGTGGTATCCCCGGCTATCAAGATGGTTCGATGCGCAACACTTTCCTTAACACGATTAGATCCCTTAACCCTAGAATCATAGTTGTGGTAGATGAAGATTCTGATCTTACCGCACCAAGTCTTAGCTCAAGAATAACAACTTGTTTTAATTATCTTTGGATACCCTTTGATTCCTTGGAAACATTCTTGCCTAAAGATAGTACTCAAAGGATGAATTATGAATCTGATGTTGGTcacaaaattgaaaacattaTTGGTTTTGAAGGGCAACAAAGAATAGAGAGGTTGGAGTCAGGTGTCACAATGTCACAAAGATTGAGAAACATTGGTTTTTCAAGTGCTCCATTTTGTGAAGAGACGGCTAAGGAAGTGAAGGCCTTATTAGATGAACATGCAAGTGGTTGGGGCATGAAACGTGAAGAAGATATGTTGGTGCTCACATGGAAGGGACACAACTCAGTTTTTGCGACAGCTTGGGTCCCAAATCCAAATGAGTTGCTAATTGAGGATTAA
- the LOC126633697 gene encoding uncharacterized protein LOC126633697, whose translation MFLSFPEKTDPNQVRTMKFLLELGSCYRSSSTRTQNHVTRSTHERSSKSGSGHQWRPALVAISEDGVVSGHEGNVQSKKMTSAKGRRPRAKVPSFGYTTSDDFQQYSRRNDGPTTVPAVFSATPFMF comes from the exons ATGTTCTTGAGTTTTCCCGAAAAAACTGATCCGAACCAAGTCAGAACTATGAAGTTCCTCTTGGAGTTGGGGTCGTGTTACCGCTCATCGTCGACGCGAACACAAAATCATGTGACGAGATCAACCCATGAGAGAAGCTCCAAATCTGGAAGTGGTCATCAATGGAGGCCAGCTCTGGTTGCAATCTCAGAGGATGGGGTTGTTTCTGGTCATGAGGGTAACGTTCAGTCTAAGAAGATGACATCAGCCAAAGGTCGACGGCCAAGGGCCAAAGTTCCAAGTTTCGGTTATACTACTAGTGATGATTTTCAGCAATACTCCAG GAGAAACGATGGGCCGACGACTGTACCTGCAGTGTTCTCAGCAACGCCGTTCATGTTTTGA